The following proteins are co-located in the Gordonia polyisoprenivorans genome:
- a CDS encoding enoyl-CoA hydratase/isomerase family protein gives MADDASIRTERRGRVAHLVLNRPKSINALDHEMALTMDNALHAWATDDAIETVVISGAGERGLCAGGDIVAIHRDGVALSGVDAEGGAHDDHDAASSPSGRFWHDEYLLNEYIANYPKPYVAIMDGIVMGGGVGISAHGNTRVVTDRTKLAMPEVGIGFVPDVGGTHLLAQVPDQFGTYLALTAAPIDGAEAIALGLADHYVPAEKLDELVAALADRPAGEVLARFSIEPPAAGLLEQRSWIAEAFAADGVDEIIARCRAVGSDFATKTAERIAVKSPLALRVALRSLREAKHDATLADSLRREYRVSLRSLLFPDLAEGIRAQVIDKDRNPVWRPADTIDDSVIDAFFAPLPDDVELTFEVESRTGA, from the coding sequence ATGGCCGACGATGCGTCGATCCGCACGGAACGCCGGGGGCGGGTGGCCCACCTGGTGCTCAATCGCCCGAAGTCGATCAACGCGCTCGACCACGAGATGGCGCTGACCATGGACAACGCGCTACATGCGTGGGCGACGGACGACGCGATCGAGACCGTGGTGATCTCCGGGGCCGGTGAGCGAGGCCTCTGCGCCGGCGGCGACATCGTCGCCATCCATCGCGACGGCGTCGCACTCAGCGGCGTCGACGCCGAGGGCGGCGCCCACGACGACCACGACGCCGCGTCGAGCCCGTCCGGACGCTTCTGGCACGACGAATACCTCCTCAACGAGTACATCGCGAACTACCCCAAGCCCTACGTCGCGATCATGGACGGCATCGTCATGGGCGGCGGCGTCGGGATCTCCGCCCACGGCAACACCCGCGTCGTCACCGACCGCACCAAACTCGCGATGCCCGAGGTCGGCATCGGCTTCGTGCCCGACGTCGGCGGCACCCATCTGCTCGCGCAGGTCCCCGACCAGTTCGGCACCTACCTCGCGCTGACGGCCGCACCGATCGACGGCGCCGAGGCGATCGCCCTCGGACTCGCCGACCATTATGTGCCCGCCGAGAAACTCGACGAACTCGTCGCAGCGCTCGCCGACCGGCCGGCCGGCGAGGTGCTCGCCCGGTTCTCGATCGAACCGCCCGCCGCGGGGCTGCTCGAGCAGCGATCCTGGATCGCCGAGGCCTTCGCCGCCGACGGCGTCGATGAGATCATCGCGCGATGCCGCGCCGTCGGCTCGGACTTCGCAACGAAGACCGCCGAACGGATCGCCGTGAAAAGCCCACTGGCCCTGCGGGTAGCGCTGCGTTCGCTGCGGGAGGCGAAGCACGACGCGACACTGGCCGACTCGTTGCGCCGTGAATACCGGGTGTCGTTGCGCTCGTTGCTGTTTCCCGACCTCGCCGAGGGCATCCGGGCGCAGGTCATCGACAAGGACCGCAACCCCGTCTGGCGGCCCGCCGACACGATCGACGACTCCGTGATCGACGCGTTCTTCGCGCCGCTGCCCGACGACGTCGAACTGACCTTCGAGGTCGAATCCCGCACCGGCGCCTGA
- a CDS encoding MSMEG_0572/Sll0783 family nitrogen starvation response protein: MPAFDETITENIAASLAEIPHPSLPKGSNIYGGTKIFPDYQAENGESYFTLVHGIAHESSVSFVAVLQATRALRKGFESAIYFYGPGAINCLATRGFPTTGDSGFPGEQNINDSLATFISEGGTVFCCRFGLALHGGREEDLIEGVIPAHPLDVQDALIHYARKGAIINSTYMV; the protein is encoded by the coding sequence ATGCCCGCATTCGACGAGACCATCACCGAGAACATCGCCGCCTCCCTCGCCGAGATCCCCCATCCGTCACTTCCCAAGGGCTCCAACATCTATGGCGGAACCAAGATCTTCCCCGATTACCAGGCGGAGAACGGCGAATCGTACTTCACCCTCGTCCACGGCATCGCCCACGAGTCATCGGTCTCGTTCGTCGCCGTCCTGCAGGCCACCCGGGCACTGCGCAAGGGATTCGAGTCGGCGATCTACTTCTACGGACCCGGCGCCATCAATTGCCTTGCCACACGCGGCTTCCCGACAACCGGAGATTCGGGCTTCCCCGGCGAACAGAACATCAACGACTCCTTGGCAACCTTCATCTCCGAGGGCGGAACGGTCTTCTGCTGCCGATTCGGGCTCGCCCTGCACGGCGGCCGCGAAGAGGACCTGATCGAGGGCGTGATCCCGGCACATCCGCTCGACGTGCAAGACGCTCTCATCCACTACGCCCGCAAGGGCGCGATCATCAACTCCACCTACATGGTGTGA
- a CDS encoding carbon-nitrogen hydrolase family protein: MTTLAAVAANFTRDLEDNYRVIADHVERARAAGVDFLVFPEAAIGGYLSSLGNHGDTVATTSRSLPPAISLDGPEIARVQAIAGDMLIAIGFCELAEDGVTRYNAAAVLDGDRIYGSYRKVHQPLGENMSYSAGTEYGVFDTPVGRVGLQICYDKAFPEAARIMALQGAEIIASLSAWPAARTATAENLQEDRWTYRFNLFDTARALDNQVFWIAANQSGTFGSLRYVGNAKIVDPGGNVLDSTLLGSGMAVAEVDIDATFTAMRAGMFHLRDRRPDAYGLITDTEAAAWREPAHA, encoded by the coding sequence ATGACGACACTTGCCGCCGTCGCGGCCAACTTCACCCGCGACCTCGAGGACAACTACCGGGTGATCGCCGACCACGTCGAACGGGCCCGAGCAGCGGGAGTCGATTTCCTCGTCTTCCCCGAGGCCGCCATCGGCGGCTACCTCTCCTCACTGGGCAATCACGGCGACACCGTCGCGACCACCAGCCGCTCACTGCCACCGGCGATTTCGCTTGACGGGCCGGAGATCGCGCGCGTTCAGGCGATCGCGGGCGACATGCTCATCGCGATCGGCTTCTGTGAACTCGCCGAGGACGGGGTCACGCGGTACAACGCCGCAGCCGTTCTCGATGGGGATCGGATCTACGGCAGCTACCGCAAGGTGCATCAACCGTTGGGCGAGAACATGTCCTATTCCGCGGGCACCGAGTACGGGGTCTTCGATACTCCGGTCGGGCGTGTCGGCCTGCAGATCTGTTACGACAAGGCCTTTCCCGAAGCCGCACGCATCATGGCGCTGCAGGGAGCCGAGATCATCGCGAGCCTCTCGGCGTGGCCGGCCGCCCGCACCGCAACGGCGGAGAACCTGCAGGAAGACCGCTGGACCTACCGCTTCAATCTCTTCGATACCGCACGCGCACTGGATAATCAGGTCTTCTGGATCGCCGCCAACCAGTCCGGAACCTTCGGTTCGCTGCGGTACGTCGGCAACGCCAAGATCGTCGATCCCGGCGGCAACGTCCTGGATTCGACGCTCCTCGGCAGCGGGATGGCCGTCGCCGAGGTCGATATCGACGCCACCTTCACCGCCATGCGCGCCGGCATGTTCCATCTGCGCGACCGACGGCCCGATGCCTACGGACTCATCACCGACACCGAGGCAGCGGCGTGGCGGGAACCCGCTCATGCCTGA
- a CDS encoding MSMEG_0570 family nitrogen starvation response protein, translated as MPEMTFAVRWPDGRVQECYSPSLVVHDHLSSGHHYTVAEFRARSLVALGEAAERVRAKFGFACTSAAVTAEAITVTATDFADDAVVEVLSMHPPLPPP; from the coding sequence ATGCCTGAGATGACCTTCGCGGTGCGCTGGCCGGACGGGCGTGTGCAGGAATGCTATTCGCCGTCGCTGGTCGTCCACGATCATCTGAGCAGCGGCCATCACTACACGGTCGCCGAGTTCCGCGCCCGCAGCCTCGTCGCACTCGGTGAGGCAGCCGAGCGCGTCCGCGCGAAGTTCGGTTTCGCCTGCACCTCGGCGGCGGTGACAGCCGAAGCGATCACCGTCACCGCAACCGATTTCGCCGACGACGCCGTCGTCGAAGTCCTGAGCATGCACCCGCCCCTCCCCCCCCCCTGA
- a CDS encoding MSMEG_0569 family flavin-dependent oxidoreductase: protein MSTSAHPPHIPVVIVGGGQAGLSVSWYLGKAHIDHVVIESDTPMHAWADTRWDNFTLVTPNWHCRLPGCSYDGADPDGFMTRDEVVTWLAGWLETFEPPLRTHTTVTRLSRIADDRFELTVSGDAGEEVLTCDQVVIATGGYPLPVVPAFASSLDPAVTQIHSEQYRNADQLPEGAVLVVGSGQSGAQIAEDLHLAGREVHLAIGNAPRVARTYRGRDCMTWLAEMGLYDTPAQEYPGGKAAREKTNHYVTGRDGGRDIDLRRFALEGMRLYGTLIDGKDSGLRFAPTLTAALDNADTVYNSICADIDRHIEANGIDAPPPTRYTPVWQPDSQPESLDLADAGITSIVWAIGYRPDYRWIEASAFDGSGRPMQTRGITEVPGLSFVGLPWMHTWGSGRFLGIDRDARHIAETICEGTTRSPLRLAASQ, encoded by the coding sequence ATGAGCACTTCCGCCCATCCCCCGCACATCCCCGTCGTCATCGTCGGCGGCGGCCAGGCCGGCCTGTCGGTCAGTTGGTATCTCGGCAAGGCGCACATCGATCACGTGGTCATCGAGAGCGACACACCCATGCACGCCTGGGCCGACACCCGTTGGGACAACTTCACCCTCGTCACCCCCAACTGGCATTGCCGGCTGCCCGGCTGCTCCTACGACGGCGCCGATCCCGACGGGTTCATGACCCGCGACGAGGTGGTCACCTGGCTCGCGGGCTGGCTGGAGACCTTCGAGCCGCCGCTGCGCACCCACACCACCGTGACGCGCCTGTCCCGAATCGCCGACGACCGATTCGAGCTGACCGTGAGCGGCGACGCCGGCGAGGAAGTACTCACCTGCGATCAGGTGGTCATCGCCACCGGCGGCTACCCACTGCCCGTCGTCCCAGCATTCGCCTCCTCGCTCGATCCCGCTGTCACACAGATCCATTCCGAGCAGTACCGCAACGCCGACCAACTGCCCGAGGGGGCGGTGCTCGTCGTCGGGTCCGGTCAGTCGGGGGCGCAGATCGCCGAGGATCTCCATCTCGCCGGCCGCGAGGTACATCTCGCGATCGGCAACGCTCCCCGCGTCGCGCGCACCTACCGTGGACGCGACTGCATGACGTGGCTGGCCGAGATGGGCCTCTACGACACCCCGGCGCAGGAGTATCCCGGCGGAAAGGCCGCCCGAGAGAAGACCAACCACTATGTCACCGGGCGTGACGGCGGCCGTGACATCGACCTGCGGCGTTTCGCGCTCGAGGGGATGCGGTTGTACGGCACCCTCATCGACGGGAAAGACAGCGGCCTACGATTCGCGCCGACGCTGACCGCGGCCCTCGACAACGCCGATACGGTGTACAACTCCATCTGCGCCGACATCGACCGCCACATCGAGGCCAACGGCATCGACGCACCTCCACCGACCCGATACACCCCGGTGTGGCAACCCGATTCGCAACCCGAGTCCCTCGATCTGGCCGACGCCGGCATCACCTCCATCGTCTGGGCGATCGGCTACCGACCCGACTACCGGTGGATCGAGGCCAGCGCCTTCGACGGGTCGGGCCGTCCGATGCAGACCCGCGGCATCACCGAGGTACCCGGTCTGAGTTTTGTCGGTCTGCCGTGGATGCACACCTGGGGCTCCGGACGATTCCTCGGCATCGACCGCGACGCTCGCCACATCGCGGAAACGATCTGCGAGGGCACCACCCGCTCACCGTTACGCCTCGCCGCGAGTCAATAA
- a CDS encoding MSMEG_0568 family radical SAM protein, which translates to MSVSTRVDLALLGIRGTPPVHRTGGAGPSDDGHLVIDGLHAAIPRNDNSPFIFDGDRVLLDGEDVGVQISPIGRPRFYDLATTDGVPYEQIARLHGQNVLATTVVQTCIRYAEDQRCRFCSIEESLRAGSTTAVKRPHELAEVARAAVDLDGVTQMVMTTGTSAGHDRGARHLARCVRAVKDAAPDLPIQVQCEPPADLSVLGDLRDAGADAIGIHVESLDDEVRRRWMPGKSTVPLAEYRAAWAEAVRVFGRNQVSTYLLVGLGEDADEMISGAKELADMGVYPFIVPFRPQQGTLAVDVDGATGPDAATVEKISREVASHLQLIDMAGSDQRAGCAACGACSVLANVVG; encoded by the coding sequence ATGAGCGTCTCCACCCGCGTCGACCTCGCACTGCTGGGCATCCGGGGCACGCCACCGGTCCATCGCACCGGCGGTGCCGGTCCGAGCGATGACGGTCACCTCGTCATCGACGGACTGCACGCCGCAATCCCCCGGAACGACAACAGCCCCTTCATCTTCGACGGTGATCGCGTCCTCCTCGACGGAGAGGACGTCGGCGTGCAGATCAGCCCGATCGGCCGGCCGAGATTCTACGATCTCGCCACCACCGACGGAGTTCCGTACGAGCAGATCGCGAGGCTGCACGGTCAGAACGTCTTGGCCACCACCGTCGTTCAGACCTGCATCCGCTACGCCGAGGATCAACGCTGCCGGTTCTGCTCCATCGAGGAGTCGCTGCGAGCCGGTTCCACGACCGCGGTCAAGCGACCCCACGAACTCGCCGAGGTCGCGCGTGCCGCCGTCGACCTCGACGGTGTGACCCAGATGGTGATGACGACCGGGACGTCGGCCGGACATGACCGGGGCGCACGGCATCTCGCACGATGCGTCCGCGCGGTGAAGGACGCCGCCCCCGACCTCCCCATCCAGGTGCAGTGCGAGCCGCCCGCCGATCTCTCGGTCCTGGGCGACCTGCGCGACGCCGGTGCCGATGCGATCGGCATCCACGTCGAATCCCTCGACGACGAGGTCCGACGCCGGTGGATGCCGGGGAAGTCGACGGTACCGCTCGCCGAATACCGGGCGGCCTGGGCCGAGGCCGTCCGCGTGTTCGGCCGCAACCAGGTCTCCACCTACCTCCTCGTCGGATTGGGCGAGGATGCCGACGAGATGATCTCCGGCGCCAAGGAACTCGCCGACATGGGGGTCTACCCGTTCATCGTGCCGTTCCGCCCGCAACAGGGCACCCTGGCTGTCGATGTGGATGGCGCCACCGGCCCCGACGCGGCGACGGTGGAGAAGATCAGCCGCGAGGTCGCGTCACACCTGCAGCTCATCGACATGGCCGGCAGCGACCAACGCGCCGGATGCGCCGCGTGCGGGGCGTGCAGCGTGCTGGCGAATGTCGTTGGGTGA
- a CDS encoding MSMEG_0567/sll0787 family protein, with the protein MLDHRTLPHAAPPAPARGDLSILAGTPHRRQPGNDTTHLIRIADSPAEMEAYRALRRAEFVVRQGLFDGSDADDVDDDPRMVALIAVTDDGAVVGGVRVAPCLDPDIGYWAGSRLVVDPDRPIRGVGAALIRAACAYVETAGALRFDACVQDRFAGLFTGLGWEDCGADVTVRGRAHRRMRWPIGRIQRAADATKAPLAQVLTPFQSQPMGLGPAGFRGDDGAPVPGTDLIAACDAIVPSMVERDPEWAGWCSVLVNLNDLAAMGATPVGLLDAVGGPTRAHVERVVRGIAEAANAWGTAVLGGHTQFGAPSALSVTALGRTDHPIAAGAGRVGDVVSLLADTTGGWRPGYHGRQWDSTSSRRPDELRRMTGLPARLRPRAAKDVSMAGVVGTLGMLAEASGTGAELDVAAVPRPAEAAMGDWLTCFPGYGMLLADTRPADPGPAAPVTSAACGRLVAGAGVRLRWPDGVSTVAVACGVTGLGAA; encoded by the coding sequence ATGCTCGACCACCGGACCCTCCCCCACGCCGCACCACCCGCTCCCGCTCGGGGTGACCTCTCGATCCTCGCGGGCACCCCGCATCGTCGACAGCCCGGCAACGACACCACCCACCTGATCCGCATCGCCGACTCCCCCGCCGAGATGGAAGCGTATCGGGCTCTGCGGCGCGCCGAGTTCGTGGTCCGGCAGGGACTTTTCGACGGAAGCGATGCCGACGACGTCGACGACGATCCACGCATGGTGGCGTTGATCGCGGTCACCGATGACGGTGCCGTGGTCGGCGGGGTGCGGGTGGCTCCCTGTCTGGACCCCGACATCGGATATTGGGCGGGCAGCCGACTCGTCGTCGACCCCGACCGTCCGATCCGCGGTGTGGGCGCGGCATTGATCCGGGCCGCGTGCGCCTACGTGGAGACCGCGGGCGCACTACGGTTCGACGCATGCGTCCAGGACCGTTTCGCCGGGTTGTTCACCGGACTCGGCTGGGAGGACTGCGGCGCCGACGTCACCGTGCGCGGCCGGGCTCATCGCCGGATGCGGTGGCCGATCGGTCGCATCCAGCGAGCCGCCGACGCCACCAAAGCACCTCTGGCGCAGGTTCTCACGCCGTTCCAGTCCCAACCGATGGGGTTGGGTCCGGCGGGATTTCGCGGTGACGACGGCGCGCCGGTCCCGGGTACCGATCTGATCGCGGCGTGCGACGCGATCGTTCCGTCCATGGTCGAGCGGGATCCCGAGTGGGCCGGGTGGTGCTCGGTACTGGTCAACCTCAACGACCTTGCCGCGATGGGCGCGACGCCGGTCGGTCTGCTCGACGCGGTCGGCGGCCCGACCCGAGCACACGTCGAACGCGTGGTCCGCGGTATCGCCGAGGCCGCCAATGCCTGGGGCACAGCGGTTCTCGGTGGCCACACGCAGTTCGGGGCGCCGTCGGCGCTGTCGGTGACCGCGCTGGGCCGCACCGACCATCCGATCGCCGCGGGCGCCGGGCGCGTCGGCGACGTCGTGTCCCTGCTCGCCGACACCACCGGCGGATGGCGACCCGGATATCACGGAAGGCAATGGGACAGCACCAGTTCCCGCCGGCCCGACGAGCTGCGACGGATGACGGGGTTGCCTGCGCGGTTGCGCCCGCGCGCCGCGAAAGATGTCAGCATGGCCGGGGTGGTCGGCACGTTGGGAATGCTCGCGGAAGCGTCGGGGACCGGCGCCGAACTCGATGTCGCCGCGGTGCCGCGACCTGCCGAGGCCGCGATGGGTGACTGGCTCACCTGTTTTCCGGGGTACGGCATGCTCCTCGCCGACACCCGACCCGCCGATCCCGGGCCGGCCGCACCCGTGACCTCGGCAGCATGTGGACGTCTGGTGGCGGGCGCCGGGGTGCGGCTGCGCTGGCCGGACGGGGTCAGTACCGTCGCCGTGGCCTGCGGTGTGACCGGACTCGGGGCGGCATGA
- a CDS encoding carbon-nitrogen hydrolase family protein codes for MTTVTLGALAAHFGRDVERAVSKALGIIEAAAREGVDLLVFPDAALGGYIGDLRAPDVDDLPPTLDRDGPELAAIATAAGKMVVCIGYAEAADGVRYNSAVCVNGDGVLGTHRKVHQPAGESLAYTAGDRFEAFDTPIGRLGMLIDYDKTFPESARTLALDGATTIAALSAWPASVTDRAARLPADRQSRLFDLYDSARAAENQVFVVSSNLTGITGSLRFLGQAKVVGPGGDILTTTRSKGGLAKVTVDVEHEIGRARRVLDHLAELRTDAYRLPSDTEIRR; via the coding sequence ATGACAACCGTGACACTCGGAGCTCTCGCCGCGCACTTCGGCCGCGACGTCGAGCGCGCAGTGTCCAAGGCGCTGGGCATCATCGAGGCCGCCGCACGCGAGGGTGTGGACCTGCTGGTGTTTCCCGACGCGGCACTCGGCGGGTACATCGGCGATCTTCGCGCGCCCGACGTCGACGACCTGCCACCCACCCTCGACCGTGACGGACCCGAATTGGCTGCCATCGCCACCGCCGCGGGAAAGATGGTGGTGTGCATCGGTTATGCCGAGGCAGCCGATGGGGTTCGGTACAACTCGGCGGTCTGTGTCAACGGTGACGGTGTGCTCGGAACACATCGCAAGGTGCACCAGCCCGCCGGCGAGTCCCTCGCGTACACGGCCGGTGATCGGTTCGAGGCGTTCGACACCCCGATCGGCCGGCTCGGCATGCTGATCGACTACGACAAGACCTTTCCGGAGTCGGCGCGCACTCTGGCTCTCGACGGGGCGACGACCATCGCCGCGCTCTCGGCCTGGCCGGCCAGCGTCACCGACCGTGCTGCACGGCTACCCGCCGACCGCCAGTCGCGCCTGTTCGACCTCTACGACAGTGCCCGCGCCGCGGAAAACCAGGTGTTCGTGGTGTCGTCGAATCTGACCGGCATCACCGGGTCGCTGCGATTCCTGGGTCAGGCCAAGGTCGTCGGCCCCGGCGGTGACATCCTGACGACCACCCGTTCCAAGGGTGGGCTGGCCAAGGTCACCGTCGACGTCGAGCACGAGATCGGCCGGGCCCGTAGGGTTCTGGACCACCTGGCCGAGTTGCGCACCGACGCCTACCGGTTGCCGAGCGATACCGAGATCAGGAGATGA
- a CDS encoding MSMEG_0565 family glycosyltransferase has translation MRIALLTYSTKPRGGVVHTLNLAEALADQGAEVTVWSLARGGDEGFFRTVNPSVAVRLIPFPDRENESITDRIMRSITTMREQFDATATDIVHAQDCISANAVGRCIRTIHHLDQFTTPILVDCHEKAVVNPYARICVSRSVAEEVRAGWGLHPTVIPNGVDHTRFSVAAGPEPSAATDRQQWQNRLGPFVLAVGGIEPRKGSIDLVEAFALLRARIPDLSLVFAGGETLFDYRDYRAEFDRRAHDLGVEPVVLGAVADEVLPSLVAACDVFAFPSTKEGFGLAAMEALAAGRPVVARDLPILREVFGETVRYATDPADLADHLAAALADPDSRVDAGHALTRSLTWESAARAHLDFYREHPTW, from the coding sequence ATGCGCATTGCACTCCTGACGTATTCGACCAAACCGCGTGGCGGGGTGGTCCACACCCTCAATCTCGCCGAGGCACTGGCCGATCAGGGCGCCGAGGTGACGGTGTGGTCGTTGGCGCGAGGAGGCGACGAGGGATTCTTCCGAACCGTGAATCCATCGGTCGCGGTGCGCCTCATCCCGTTTCCCGATCGTGAGAACGAGTCCATCACCGACCGGATCATGCGGTCGATCACCACGATGCGTGAACAGTTCGACGCCACCGCCACCGACATCGTGCACGCCCAGGACTGCATCAGTGCCAACGCCGTCGGACGTTGCATCCGCACGATCCACCATCTCGACCAATTCACCACCCCGATCCTCGTCGATTGCCACGAGAAGGCCGTCGTCAACCCGTATGCGCGGATCTGCGTGTCACGATCGGTCGCCGAGGAGGTTCGAGCCGGATGGGGACTGCACCCCACGGTGATTCCCAACGGGGTCGACCACACTCGATTCTCGGTCGCGGCGGGCCCGGAGCCTTCGGCCGCCACCGATCGACAGCAATGGCAGAATCGGTTGGGCCCCTTCGTGTTGGCGGTCGGTGGTATCGAACCCCGCAAGGGCAGTATCGATCTCGTCGAGGCCTTCGCGTTGCTGCGGGCTCGCATCCCGGACCTGTCACTCGTCTTCGCCGGCGGTGAGACCCTCTTCGACTACCGCGACTATCGCGCGGAATTCGACCGGCGCGCCCACGATCTCGGGGTCGAGCCCGTTGTGCTCGGGGCGGTCGCCGACGAGGTACTGCCGTCGCTGGTCGCCGCGTGTGACGTCTTCGCCTTCCCGTCGACCAAGGAGGGATTCGGCCTGGCCGCCATGGAGGCACTGGCCGCCGGCCGCCCCGTCGTCGCCCGCGATCTGCCGATCCTCCGTGAGGTGTTCGGTGAGACCGTGCGGTACGCCACCGATCCTGCCGACCTCGCCGACCACCTTGCCGCCGCCCTCGCCGATCCGGATTCGCGAGTCGACGCCGGTCACGCCCTGACCCGATCCCTCACCTGGGAATCCGCCGCGAGGGCGCACCTGGATTTCTATCGCGAGCATCCGACCTGGTAG
- a CDS encoding glycoside hydrolase family 25 protein, translated as MSATVATVVGVAGSLTVTPAAAAPSVGPDVSSYQHPNVSLINWFAVRAAGQQIAMVKATESLTYVNPYFVPDSLTMRAAGLIRGTYHYADPSQSAAAQALFYAGVVLGQNGMLDLPPVLDLENSGGLNPTDLAAWVREFFATLESLTGRKTILYTYPKFWDTAMGGTTEFADHPLWIASYNGQAAPEMPHGGWSTWTFWQYTDSGQLPGIPTPVDLNRFNGTTPQLQTMGNATGTGTTGIPGS; from the coding sequence ATGTCCGCCACCGTCGCGACGGTGGTGGGTGTCGCCGGCTCGCTGACCGTTACGCCGGCTGCCGCGGCCCCGTCGGTCGGGCCGGATGTGTCGAGTTACCAGCATCCGAACGTGTCGCTGATCAACTGGTTCGCGGTGCGCGCCGCCGGCCAGCAGATCGCCATGGTGAAGGCGACCGAATCCCTCACCTATGTGAATCCGTACTTCGTTCCCGACAGCCTCACCATGCGTGCCGCCGGCCTCATCCGCGGCACCTATCACTACGCCGACCCCTCGCAATCAGCTGCCGCGCAAGCACTTTTCTACGCCGGGGTCGTGCTCGGGCAGAACGGAATGCTCGATCTCCCACCGGTTCTCGATCTGGAGAACTCCGGCGGGCTCAATCCGACGGACCTCGCCGCGTGGGTGCGGGAGTTCTTTGCCACCCTGGAGTCGCTGACCGGCCGCAAGACGATCCTGTACACCTATCCGAAGTTCTGGGACACCGCGATGGGCGGCACCACCGAATTTGCCGACCACCCGCTATGGATCGCGTCCTACAACGGCCAGGCCGCACCGGAGATGCCCCACGGAGGCTGGAGCACGTGGACGTTCTGGCAGTACACGGATTCCGGACAGCTCCCCGGCATTCCGACGCCGGTCGATCTCAACCGATTCAACGGCACCACACCGCAATTGCAGACAATGGGCAACGCCACCGGAACGGGTACGACCGGCATCCCCGGCAGCTGA
- a CDS encoding LysR family transcriptional regulator, translating into MEVRRLRLLREFADRGSIGAVADALHMTPSAVSQQLKVLAEEAGVALLEPDGRRIRLTGAGHALVLRADDVIAAVERAQEEMASYRSGHASVRLAMFPSGATLLLPDVLTRAAEAGIDVHAFHLDVGYPEAAPALTDFDIVVTHRDERMPTLTDPRVTVTELMREPLDVIVARTSDLADHRRVAGSELADRDWISVEGGFPVDDVLQSISALTGVAPRVIQRMLDFTTIEALVAADHGIALMPRHAARHPDVVALELKGVRAARVYEAFTRPHPRAAIAAVVDGLRRVADAVAR; encoded by the coding sequence ATGGAGGTTCGTCGACTGCGGTTGCTGCGCGAGTTCGCCGACCGCGGCTCGATCGGCGCGGTCGCCGACGCGCTGCACATGACGCCGTCGGCGGTGTCGCAACAACTCAAGGTGCTCGCCGAAGAGGCCGGTGTGGCGCTGCTCGAACCGGACGGTCGACGCATCCGTCTGACCGGTGCGGGCCACGCGCTGGTGCTGCGCGCCGACGACGTCATCGCCGCGGTGGAGCGGGCGCAGGAAGAGATGGCGTCGTACCGATCCGGTCACGCCTCGGTCCGTCTGGCGATGTTCCCGTCGGGGGCGACGCTGCTGCTGCCCGATGTGCTGACGCGGGCCGCTGAAGCGGGGATCGACGTGCACGCCTTCCACCTCGACGTCGGATACCCCGAGGCCGCACCGGCGTTGACCGATTTCGACATCGTCGTCACCCACCGCGACGAGCGGATGCCCACGCTGACCGATCCGCGGGTCACCGTCACCGAGCTGATGCGCGAACCGCTGGACGTGATCGTCGCGCGCACCTCGGACCTCGCGGATCATCGGCGGGTCGCGGGCTCCGAACTCGCCGACCGCGACTGGATCAGCGTGGAGGGAGGGTTCCCGGTCGACGATGTGCTGCAATCGATCTCGGCGCTCACCGGAGTGGCACCCCGGGTGATCCAGCGAATGCTGGACTTCACGACGATCGAGGCGCTCGTCGCCGCCGATCACGGGATCGCCCTGATGCCGCGTCATGCGGCCCGGCATCCCGACGTGGTCGCGTTGGAGCTCAAGGGAGTTCGCGCTGCGCGGGTGTACGAGGCGTTCACCCGGCCCCATCCGCGTGCGGCGATCGCGGCAGTCGTCGATGGCCTACGTCGGGTTGCCGACGCCGTCGCCCGCTGA